Part of the Grimontia kaedaensis genome is shown below.
AGCCAACAGCAGCAAAGCCAGTTAATTATAGACACAAAGTTTTAACAAGACATACAGCACTGCATACCTTTTTGGACAAAAACTTAGACATCGGGCTGTTCCATATGAAATATAAGGAATATTTTCTTAAATTATTTTTGCGACTCATCACGTTTTTATAGCAGACAACATACTCAAACAGACTCTCAATGACGATTAGTCAGGCCAGTACCAGTTCGGTGTATCCAACATACCTTGGCCTTGTACTTCTGTTTGACCGAGAACTTTCTCCAGTTCAATAGCATGGCAATCAGAATGCTGATTCAATGCGTTAATCAATCGGTTGGCATGGGAAATCACCCAGACCTGCGAATGCTGTGAGGCGTGGGTGATCAGTCTTGCAAGCGCAGGCAAAAGATCAGGATGCAGACTGGTTTCCGGTTCGTTGAGAACCATCAGCGCTGGTGGCCTTGGCGTCAGCAATGCTGCAATCCAAAGCAGAAACCGCAACGTTCCGTCAGAAAGCTCTGCACTGCTCAATGGACGAAGTAAGCCTTTCTGGTAGAACTCCATCGCGAAGCGGCCATCACGCCCAGCAACTATCTTGAGACTGCAACCCGGAAAGGCATCTTCAATGGCTTTGTCTAATGCTTCTTTGTCTCCGATTTCCATGATGGTCCGCAAGGCAGCCGCCACATCTCTACCATCGTGATGAAGCACTGGCGTTCGGGTGCCTAACTGAGGTTTTCTTGCAGGTGCATCGGCGTCAGTGCGGAAATGATCATAAAAGCGCCAGCTCCGAATCATTTCGCGGGTATGAAAAACTTCGGCAGCAGAGCTTGGATCAGCATGAGCATCAAACATGCTGTCATAAGCCTGAATGTGCTGTGATGCCACTTCCCAGCTTCGCCCTTCCCGGATTCTGACCATGCTCCCTTTGCGCTCAACCAAACAGCTGGCTGGTCGATAGTAAGGCCCACTGAAAATGCATTCGTGTTTGATTTCAGGATCGAAGTAAAAGAGAGAAGGCGGTGGTCCTTTAGGCGGCGGAGACGGTAGTCCCAGTGAAACCGTATACCCAAAGGTCTCGCTGGAGAAGCCAAGTTTTAGCCTTATCACATCTTTGCGTACCACTGGTTCCACATCCACATCGCCGCGGCGCATCGCCTCAGAGATTTCTTCCGGACCCGCCCAGAAGGTCGATTGCAATCCTCCTTCTTCCGCAAGCGAGTTGACCACGCCTCCGGATGCAGTTTTCGCCAGTAACCGAAGTGCCTTGTACAAGTTCGATTTGCCACTGCCGTTCGGCCCGGTGATCAGATTTAACGGCCCGAGGGGGATAGTGAGAGACTGTATGGATCGGTAGTTGGCAATGGAAAGCGTGGTAAGCATGATGGGTCCTGAAAAGTGTCCAGACGATGTAACATATCAATGTTATCAATCGCCTGTCACCCTTCATTTTTCCAATTCATTAAACTCCAGCACAGTGCCATCAGGGTCGCGGATAAAACAAACCACACGTCTTTCCCCGATGCGTATCGGCCCTTCCGTCACCTTGATATCCCTTAGCTTACAAAAAGAGAGAAACGCAGACATTGAGTCGATCACGTAAGCAATATGGGTAATGCCTGGAAACTTCGTGTCAGCATCCTGAAGAACATTGTGCCCGTGCAGCAAAGGTTCATCGCCACTGAATATCAGATTAATACGCTGACCTTCGCTGTTTTCCATCTCACAGGCGTTGTGCTCAGGCAACATCTGCACATGTGTAAACCCAAGCGTTTTGTAAAAAGACATCGCTCTTTGAGCATCACAGACCCGAATACCAACATGTTCGAAAGCCCTGATTTTTAGCTCAGCAGTCATCATCCAATACCCGGCATGGTGATAAACCGATCGAGCCCCTTGATAGCATTCATCCAACGGTTTACGTGCTCAAATTGCTCTCCACTCACACCGCCTTGATGCATTAATGCCACATACGGAAAACATGCAATGTCTGCAATGGTCGGAGAATCACCCACCAGCCAATCGTTATCTGATAGGTGATTATCCAATATCTCAGCACACTGAAGCGCCTTAGTTCTCGCGCTGTCCACATCCAACTCAACGCCAAAAAGGTCGTGCAGCCTAGCATCGTTTGGGCCTCTTGCGATTTCATTGGCAGCATAAGACAGCCACTGCATTACCTCTCCCTGACTTTTGGCATTCTGAGGCCACCAGGATAAAAGCTGATATTTTTGCGCGAGATAAATAAGAATTGCCTGAGAATCACGGACGATAAAACCATCGTCGTTCAGCACAGGAATTTGCCCTAGAGGGTTTATCTTCAAAAATGCATCCGTTTTGTGCTCACCTGCCATGTAATCAACGGCATAGATAGACAATGGAATATCGTTTAAAGCGCAAAACAAACGTACTTTGTAGCAGTTGCCGGAAAGCTCAAGGTCATAGAGTTTCATATCCAAAGCTCCTTCCAATGGATGATTGAGGTTTCATTACTGTAAGTCGAAAATATGCCTTCGAACATGGAGGTTAGTGCAATGCAGGATTGCAAGAATGCAGACCCATTATGGAATGACCTAAAGATTTATAACGCCGTCGTATGCGAAGGATCGTTATCGGGCGCATCCCGACGGCTGAGTATCAGTCACTCAACTGTGTGTAGGAGAATTTCACGTCTCGAAGATATTGTGGGCGTCCCATTAATCCGCCGACGCTCAAATGGTATTGCATTCACCAAAGATGGTGAGCAACTTGGTGGTTTTGTCAGGGAAATGGACGATCGCGCCAACGACATCATGTTTTGGATTAAGCAAAAGAAAGACGACCTGGCTGGCGTATTATCACTCAGTTGCTGCGATATCGCGTTAAAGAGCTTGTCACGAATTGTAGGTGACCTTTCCGTCTCCAACCCCGGCATTCAGTTCGATATTAAAGTCAGTGCCATGAATGCAGATTTACGACTTGCCAGCACAGATCTTGCTATTCGAGCGACGACTTCCCCCGATGAGTCTCTTGTTGGCGTCAAACTCAGCCACTTTCAGTTTCAGTTGGCAAAATGTGCAGGAGCTGGCTCTCATCCTCATGCGAACTGGATTTGCCTTAATGATGCTTTTTCCCACCTTCCTGCTGAACGCTGGCTGGGCGATCAAAAATCAGAGAGCCAAAGCCAAATCAAAGTCGATAGCTATATGAGCGCCGCAGAGTTGATTCGCACAGGGACAGGTATTGGTTTGTTGCCGGATTTTGTGGTGGAAAACGATCCCTACCTTGAACCCATTGAAGTAGAACAAACACTACCCAACTGGGACTTGTGGTTGGTTTATCACCGCTCTCAAATCAACAATGGTCTGGTAAAAGCATTTACTAATCACCTGAAAAGTCATTGGTCCGACAATCACGCTTTGCCTTTACCTCCCACCGATATGTCCTGGCAAAAGTGAATTGCCCTCTCATTCTTTGTTTAAACTGGACGGCGGCCCTCACACTAGGCTCAATGGATAGGAGGTTAAAACAAGTCCTCACCTATTGTTAAAAAGACATGGATTGTTTTCAGGGATGGAAAACATGAAAAGGGAAATACTCAAAGCACTCGAAGATATTGTCGGCAACGAACATGTGATTGCTGATGAAGAATCGATGCGTCCCTATGAGTGTGATGGCCTATCGGTCTATACCGAAATGCCAGCATGTGTCGTGCTTCCTGCATCGACAGAAGAAGTTATGGCAGTCATGTCACTCTGCAATGAGCACAAAATTAACATCGTTGCCCGTGGCGCAGGAACAGGCCTTTCTGCCGGGGCTTTGCCGATAAATGATGGCTTACTCCTTTCCCTTGCCAGACTCAACCTTATATTGGATATCGACAAAGAGACCGCGCTAGCTGTGGTTCAACCCGGGGTCCGGAATCTCGCGATCACAGAACAAGCGAGTCGTGAAGGCTTGTATTACGCGCCCGATCCTTCTTCCCAGATTGCTTGCTCAATTGGCGGTAACGTCGCCGAAAACGCAGGCGGTGTACATTGCCTGAAATATGGTCTCACTGTCCACAATGTCTTGTCAGCCGTGGTCG
Proteins encoded:
- a CDS encoding AAA family ATPase, which translates into the protein MLTTLSIANYRSIQSLTIPLGPLNLITGPNGSGKSNLYKALRLLAKTASGGVVNSLAEEGGLQSTFWAGPEEISEAMRRGDVDVEPVVRKDVIRLKLGFSSETFGYTVSLGLPSPPPKGPPPSLFYFDPEIKHECIFSGPYYRPASCLVERKGSMVRIREGRSWEVASQHIQAYDSMFDAHADPSSAAEVFHTREMIRSWRFYDHFRTDADAPARKPQLGTRTPVLHHDGRDVAAALRTIMEIGDKEALDKAIEDAFPGCSLKIVAGRDGRFAMEFYQKGLLRPLSSAELSDGTLRFLLWIAALLTPRPPALMVLNEPETSLHPDLLPALARLITHASQHSQVWVISHANRLINALNQHSDCHAIELEKVLGQTEVQGQGMLDTPNWYWPD
- a CDS encoding glutathione S-transferase family protein, with the translated sequence MKLYDLELSGNCYKVRLFCALNDIPLSIYAVDYMAGEHKTDAFLKINPLGQIPVLNDDGFIVRDSQAILIYLAQKYQLLSWWPQNAKSQGEVMQWLSYAANEIARGPNDARLHDLFGVELDVDSARTKALQCAEILDNHLSDNDWLVGDSPTIADIACFPYVALMHQGGVSGEQFEHVNRWMNAIKGLDRFITMPGIG
- a CDS encoding LysR family transcriptional regulator, whose amino-acid sequence is MGVPLIRRRSNGIAFTKDGEQLGGFVREMDDRANDIMFWIKQKKDDLAGVLSLSCCDIALKSLSRIVGDLSVSNPGIQFDIKVSAMNADLRLASTDLAIRATTSPDESLVGVKLSHFQFQLAKCAGAGSHPHANWICLNDAFSHLPAERWLGDQKSESQSQIKVDSYMSAAELIRTGTGIGLLPDFVVENDPYLEPIEVEQTLPNWDLWLVYHRSQINNGLVKAFTNHLKSHWSDNHALPLPPTDMSWQK
- a CDS encoding VOC family protein, whose translation is MSFYKTLGFTHVQMLPEHNACEMENSEGQRINLIFSGDEPLLHGHNVLQDADTKFPGITHIAYVIDSMSAFLSFCKLRDIKVTEGPIRIGERRVVCFIRDPDGTVLEFNELEK